Proteins co-encoded in one Opitutus terrae PB90-1 genomic window:
- a CDS encoding sodium:solute symporter family protein, producing MSLVLQPLGAMNPRDFNTVNVSDYVLIALYFAIVVWIGFYAARKNRGADDFFKASGQVPWFVAGVSSWVSGFSAFMFVAAAGYTYKNGLGTALIFTSAAWAYLGGYFYFAPMWRRARINAPLQFLTRRYSSSTTYFYTVTAILPQVIGIGQGLYILCIFVSSALGFEHEVFHLLGWELSGLQASMLVVGLVMIVYSVAGGLWAAVISDAVQGLIILVMSVIVFPVTFAYLGEGSGIGAGFNRLIHELPREYLVPSGQPAQPLFLLAYSISAFLGYNVAWHFAQRYNSVPSERDAKKMALLGAVLSLFGPLLWLLPVMGSRLIFPDIAALWPNLKAPEEASFVSLAMFLLPHGMVGFVVAAILSATLGQANDAFNWLAAAVTRDVYVPVRRALGFGPTSDRHELWMARATMLAVGVGGVATSFAIAKSGGAFDFGLKYYSIVGPGFMMPVLLGMVYRRTPWWSGMASCIASFSTTFTLLAFDLWPAHVYERNIFSAVIASTVVFVVSAWFYRYDDPASAEARQLDRDLRTPVAGEAAAPVGNALAVYGVIGNLSLVLGVVLLACTFLPSTAQAPGRINSIAGLLLIGIGFGLRQLARSGRPPTPR from the coding sequence ATGTCCCTCGTGCTCCAGCCTCTTGGCGCGATGAACCCGCGCGATTTCAACACGGTCAACGTCTCCGACTATGTGCTGATCGCGCTGTATTTCGCGATTGTCGTCTGGATTGGTTTCTACGCCGCGCGGAAAAACCGGGGCGCCGACGATTTCTTCAAGGCCAGCGGCCAAGTGCCTTGGTTCGTCGCGGGCGTGTCCAGCTGGGTGTCCGGCTTCTCCGCGTTCATGTTCGTCGCCGCTGCCGGGTATACCTACAAGAACGGGCTCGGCACAGCGCTGATTTTCACCAGCGCTGCGTGGGCTTATCTCGGCGGCTACTTCTACTTCGCCCCGATGTGGCGGCGCGCCCGCATCAATGCGCCGCTGCAATTTCTCACCCGCCGCTATTCGTCCTCGACGACGTATTTTTATACCGTCACCGCCATTCTGCCCCAGGTTATCGGCATCGGCCAGGGGCTCTACATCCTGTGCATCTTTGTGTCCTCGGCGCTCGGGTTCGAACACGAGGTGTTCCATCTCTTGGGTTGGGAACTGTCCGGCCTGCAGGCCTCGATGCTCGTCGTCGGCCTGGTCATGATCGTCTACAGCGTCGCCGGCGGGCTGTGGGCGGCGGTGATTTCGGATGCCGTGCAGGGACTCATCATCCTGGTGATGTCCGTCATCGTTTTCCCCGTGACGTTCGCCTATCTCGGCGAAGGTTCCGGGATCGGGGCGGGCTTCAACCGACTGATTCACGAACTGCCGCGTGAGTATCTGGTGCCCAGCGGCCAGCCGGCGCAGCCGCTTTTCCTATTGGCGTATTCCATTAGCGCTTTCCTCGGCTACAACGTCGCGTGGCATTTCGCCCAGCGCTACAATAGCGTGCCCAGTGAACGCGACGCGAAGAAGATGGCCCTGCTCGGCGCGGTGCTCTCGCTGTTCGGACCGTTGCTCTGGCTGCTGCCCGTGATGGGGTCGCGGCTCATCTTCCCCGACATCGCCGCGCTCTGGCCAAATCTCAAGGCGCCCGAGGAGGCGTCGTTCGTCAGCCTCGCGATGTTCCTGCTGCCGCACGGCATGGTGGGCTTCGTCGTCGCCGCCATTCTCTCCGCCACGCTCGGCCAGGCCAACGACGCCTTCAACTGGCTGGCCGCGGCTGTCACGCGTGATGTTTACGTCCCGGTGCGCCGGGCGCTCGGGTTCGGACCAACCTCCGACCGGCACGAGCTCTGGATGGCGCGCGCGACGATGCTGGCCGTCGGTGTTGGTGGCGTGGCGACGAGCTTCGCCATCGCAAAGAGCGGCGGCGCCTTCGACTTCGGCCTCAAATACTACTCGATCGTCGGCCCGGGCTTCATGATGCCGGTGCTGCTGGGCATGGTCTATCGTCGCACGCCGTGGTGGTCCGGCATGGCCTCGTGCATCGCTTCGTTCAGCACGACCTTCACGCTGCTCGCTTTCGATCTCTGGCCGGCGCACGTCTACGAACGCAACATCTTCAGCGCGGTGATCGCGTCGACCGTCGTGTTTGTGGTTTCGGCGTGGTTTTATCGGTATGACGATCCCGCCAGTGCCGAAGCACGCCAGCTCGACCGTGATCTGCGCACCCCGGTGGCCGGGGAGGCCGCGGCGCCAGTCGGCAATGCCCTCGCGGTCTATGGCGTCATCGGCAACCTCAGCCTCGTGCTGGGCGTCGTGTTGCTGGCCTGCACCTTCCTGCCTTCCACCGCCCAGGCACCGGGCCGGATCAATTCGATCGCCGGCCTCTTGCTCATCGGCATCGGCTTCGGGCTGCGCCAACTCGCCCGCTCCGGCCGCCCGCCCACTCCCCGCTAG
- a CDS encoding DegT/DnrJ/EryC1/StrS family aminotransferase, giving the protein MRSSPPPGLGSAAIGSEEETLVLDALRRGELFRYYGNDPAHPPPFAATLEAEAAALFGTRHALAVTSGTAALEVVLAAAGVGPGSEVIVPAWSWISCFTAVVRCGARPVLAEIDASLCLDPSEIARLTTPRTRAILVVHYQGAAADLDPILAAARTRGLLVIEDCAEAPGATYRGRRAGAIGDAGIYSFQHNKPMTAGEGGLIVTSNPFIYERAVRLHDLGQYRNHHAQLLPAREPAFAGGQYRMSELTAAVALAQLRKLDRIRDHCRTLKALIAPRLARLPQIQLRPLADPNGDYGFELYFYARGSEAAAAFRQKLTERGVCCQQRTGTYPQYRREYVINGRAAHRALSPFRRLFPWPARGYRVEDFPRTEALTTRFVALPLGWRYTSNDADHIAASVEAVHAELYG; this is encoded by the coding sequence ATGCGTTCCAGTCCGCCGCCCGGCCTCGGCTCTGCGGCGATCGGCTCGGAAGAAGAAACGCTCGTGCTCGACGCCTTGCGGCGCGGCGAGCTGTTTCGCTATTATGGCAACGATCCCGCGCATCCGCCGCCATTCGCCGCCACGCTCGAAGCCGAGGCCGCCGCGCTCTTCGGCACGCGTCACGCCCTCGCCGTCACCAGCGGCACGGCGGCGCTCGAGGTCGTGCTCGCCGCCGCCGGCGTCGGCCCCGGCAGCGAGGTCATCGTGCCCGCCTGGAGCTGGATTTCGTGCTTCACCGCCGTGGTCCGCTGCGGCGCACGCCCCGTGCTGGCGGAGATCGACGCGTCCCTCTGTCTCGATCCGTCCGAGATCGCCCGGCTTACCACGCCACGCACGCGCGCCATCCTGGTGGTTCACTATCAGGGTGCCGCGGCCGACCTCGATCCAATCCTCGCCGCCGCGCGCACCCGCGGGCTGCTGGTGATCGAGGACTGCGCCGAGGCGCCCGGCGCGACGTACCGCGGCCGACGAGCGGGCGCGATCGGCGACGCCGGCATCTACAGCTTCCAGCACAACAAGCCTATGACCGCCGGCGAAGGCGGGCTCATCGTCACGAGCAATCCGTTCATCTACGAACGCGCCGTCCGGCTCCACGATCTGGGCCAGTACCGCAATCATCACGCCCAGCTTCTCCCTGCGCGCGAGCCGGCCTTCGCGGGTGGCCAGTACCGAATGTCCGAGCTCACGGCCGCTGTCGCTCTCGCCCAACTCCGGAAGCTCGACCGGATCCGCGATCACTGCCGCACGCTGAAGGCGCTCATCGCTCCCCGGCTCGCGCGCCTTCCGCAGATCCAGTTGCGCCCGCTGGCGGATCCCAACGGCGATTACGGTTTCGAACTCTACTTCTACGCGCGCGGTTCGGAAGCGGCGGCGGCGTTTCGCCAAAAGCTCACGGAGCGCGGCGTGTGCTGCCAGCAGCGGACCGGCACTTATCCGCAATACCGCCGCGAGTACGTGATCAACGGCCGCGCCGCGCATCGTGCACTCTCGCCCTTCCGCCGGCTTTTCCCCTGGCCGGCCCGCGGCTATCGCGTGGAGGACTTCCCTCGCACCGAGGCGCTCACCACGCGTTTCGTCGCGCTGCCGCTCGGCTGGCGTTACACGTCCAACGATGCCGACCATATCGCCGCCAGCGTCGAGGCCGTCCACGCCGAACTCTACGGCTGA
- a CDS encoding heparinase II/III domain-containing protein, producing MNTSRRTFLKTSATLAATLPFARLAPAATSPVPSTAIADPRRGLLFDQSELPRIRANLELPRLAEIRATLLNVDIATETRFLREELRLNNHVVDFIRAWKIVQNSSFAHVVWGDAQHLELALLGLTRLCDYKRWDYFLEAGRDTIGLQRAPEATIATCYALDWLGSAVPAELRRRVEDKILTEGAPACYRTLYGLKYPDRVRGWGFDPEDDFQFRFDLSRWPLILNPTNLKVIPTCGLGIAALWFYGRHPDAKKWLQLSRQSAQAFATMYGLDGAYDEGVGYWGYTTTHLAMLAEALYRRLGVDERRLINYPGTIRYALSLAMPCGGSTVADPKLKTGYNATPKGNYDPALDVVNFSDAGVGMDVSVAPWVGEVAKDPLSNYVAQQVGALKQFQAAVWYRPEAPTQPPGAELLDVRLSNDWIVSRTGWAPADSVVALRSGGPANHEHADRNSVIFKAHGERLFSDPFKAGYSPKVPRWLLRQTEAHTALLIDGHGHQYHDGHEGTNSSWATASVVDYRTGPDWMTATSDATEAYALVLPEVVLVTRTLVFLKPDILLLLDRVSLRRARPVQLRYQVFNDDGHGSAVTSDDSFQIRRPLAQLEAQLTGLQPLALRTDRLALPPEETPQPFVEASSPAATDHLILTAATAAPTGGVHPVLKIERAADAWRVTGQQGKQQVNVAFEIPPQGIPRVIV from the coding sequence TTTTGACCAAAGCGAATTGCCGCGGATCCGGGCGAACCTCGAGCTGCCGCGGCTGGCGGAGATACGCGCCACACTGCTCAACGTCGACATCGCCACGGAGACCCGCTTTCTCCGCGAGGAGCTCCGGCTCAACAACCATGTCGTCGATTTTATCCGCGCCTGGAAGATCGTGCAGAATTCCTCGTTCGCCCACGTCGTCTGGGGCGACGCCCAACACCTCGAGCTGGCCCTCCTCGGTCTCACGCGCCTGTGCGACTACAAGCGCTGGGACTACTTCCTCGAAGCGGGCCGGGACACGATCGGCCTCCAGCGCGCACCCGAAGCCACCATCGCCACGTGCTACGCGCTCGACTGGTTGGGCAGCGCCGTGCCCGCCGAACTGCGCCGCCGCGTCGAGGACAAGATCCTCACCGAGGGCGCGCCCGCATGCTATCGCACGTTGTACGGACTGAAATATCCCGACCGCGTGCGCGGCTGGGGCTTCGATCCCGAGGATGACTTCCAGTTCCGTTTCGATCTCAGCCGCTGGCCGCTGATTCTCAATCCGACCAACCTGAAGGTCATCCCCACCTGCGGCCTCGGGATCGCCGCGCTCTGGTTCTATGGCCGGCATCCCGACGCGAAGAAGTGGCTGCAGCTCTCCCGCCAGAGTGCGCAGGCTTTCGCCACCATGTACGGCCTCGACGGCGCCTACGACGAGGGCGTCGGTTACTGGGGCTACACCACCACGCACCTCGCGATGCTCGCCGAAGCGCTGTATCGAAGGCTTGGTGTCGACGAGCGCCGGCTCATCAACTACCCCGGCACGATCCGCTACGCACTTTCGCTTGCGATGCCATGCGGCGGGAGCACCGTCGCGGATCCGAAACTCAAGACCGGCTACAACGCCACGCCCAAGGGCAACTACGATCCTGCCCTCGACGTGGTAAACTTCTCCGACGCCGGCGTCGGCATGGACGTATCCGTCGCCCCTTGGGTCGGAGAGGTCGCGAAAGATCCGCTGAGCAACTACGTCGCCCAACAGGTCGGCGCGCTCAAGCAGTTCCAAGCGGCCGTCTGGTATCGGCCCGAGGCCCCCACACAGCCCCCCGGCGCCGAGTTGCTCGACGTACGGCTCAGCAACGATTGGATCGTTTCGCGCACCGGTTGGGCGCCCGCCGACTCGGTCGTGGCGCTCCGTAGCGGCGGGCCCGCCAATCACGAGCACGCCGATCGCAACAGCGTCATCTTCAAGGCACACGGCGAGCGGTTGTTCAGCGATCCGTTCAAGGCCGGCTATTCGCCCAAGGTCCCGCGCTGGTTGCTCCGGCAGACCGAAGCGCATACCGCGCTCCTGATCGATGGGCACGGACACCAGTATCACGACGGCCACGAGGGCACCAACTCCTCCTGGGCCACCGCTTCGGTCGTGGACTACCGCACGGGCCCAGACTGGATGACCGCCACGAGCGATGCGACCGAAGCCTATGCGCTCGTGCTGCCCGAGGTCGTCCTCGTCACGCGCACGCTGGTCTTCCTCAAACCCGACATCCTGCTGCTGCTCGATCGCGTCTCGCTGCGGCGCGCCCGGCCGGTGCAGCTCCGCTATCAGGTGTTCAACGACGACGGCCACGGCAGCGCCGTCACGTCCGACGACAGCTTCCAGATCCGGCGTCCGCTCGCACAACTCGAAGCGCAGCTGACCGGGCTGCAGCCGCTCGCGTTGCGAACCGATCGGCTCGCGCTGCCACCCGAAGAGACGCCTCAACCGTTCGTCGAAGCCTCCTCCCCGGCCGCCACGGACCACCTGATCCTTACGGCGGCCACCGCCGCGCCCACCGGCGGGGTGCACCCCGTCTTGAAAATCGAACGCGCGGCGGACGCGTGGCGGGTGACCGGCCAACAGGGGAAACAGCAGGTCAACGTCGCGTTCGAGATCCCACCGCAGGGAATCCCGCGCGTGATCGTGTAG